One part of the [Synechococcus] sp. NIES-970 genome encodes these proteins:
- the apt gene encoding adenine phosphoribosyltransferase translates to MDLKSLIRDIPDFPKPGILFRDITTLLNHPEGMRYTMDALVQLCIEANLKPDHVVGMESRGFIFGPTLAYNLNAGFVPVRKPGKLPAAVHTVEYELEYGTDTLEIHQDAVGSGDKILIVDDLIATGGTAKATAELLTKIGCEIIGFIFIVELLDLKGRDRLPDAPVLSLIQY, encoded by the coding sequence ATGGATTTAAAGTCCCTCATCCGCGATATTCCTGATTTTCCGAAACCTGGCATCCTTTTCCGGGACATTACTACCCTCCTCAACCATCCCGAAGGGATGCGCTACACCATGGATGCCCTGGTGCAACTGTGTATCGAAGCGAATCTCAAACCTGACCATGTGGTAGGCATGGAATCAAGGGGTTTTATCTTTGGGCCGACCCTTGCCTACAACCTCAACGCCGGTTTTGTACCGGTGCGCAAGCCTGGGAAATTACCAGCGGCGGTGCATACGGTGGAATATGAGTTGGAATACGGCACCGATACCCTCGAAATTCACCAGGATGCGGTCGGTTCCGGCGACAAAATTTTGATCGTCGATGATTTGATTGCCACTGGGGGCACCGCCAAGGCCACCGCCGAATTGCTTACCAAAATCGGCTGCGAAATTATTGGTTTTATATTTATTGTGGAACTGTTGGATCTCAAAGGGCGCGATCGCCTACCGGATGCCCCGGTATTGTCCCTGATCCAATACTAA
- the ribE gene encoding riboflavin synthase, alpha subunit: MFTGLIQALGSVKALGGDRFAIEIAGHSVAQVMHDLALGDSVAVDGVCLTVESIVEQGFIATASPETLKRTTLGEAVSRSQWVNIETSLRVGSKIGGHFVSGHVDTIGAFEKAVQTAQAWELWFTSAKAYQDTWDANIAPCLVSKGSIAVNGISLTVAECDRLGQWFKVAVIPHTYAETNLAYLKPGSLVNLEGDILAKYVQRFVSYQHDQKAPDIGLDFLQEHGYV; this comes from the coding sequence GTGTTTACTGGATTGATTCAAGCCCTTGGTTCCGTTAAAGCCCTTGGAGGCGATCGCTTTGCCATCGAAATCGCCGGTCATAGCGTGGCCCAAGTCATGCACGATCTGGCCCTGGGGGACAGTGTGGCAGTGGATGGGGTGTGTTTAACCGTGGAAAGCATTGTCGAACAGGGTTTTATCGCGACAGCCTCCCCCGAAACCCTGAAGCGCACAACCCTCGGAGAAGCTGTCAGCCGCTCCCAGTGGGTCAACATTGAAACGTCCCTCAGGGTCGGCAGTAAAATCGGTGGCCATTTCGTTTCTGGCCACGTGGATACCATCGGCGCCTTTGAAAAAGCAGTACAGACAGCCCAGGCCTGGGAACTATGGTTTACCAGCGCCAAAGCCTATCAAGACACCTGGGATGCGAATATTGCCCCCTGCCTCGTGTCTAAGGGGAGCATCGCGGTCAATGGCATTAGCCTCACGGTGGCGGAATGCGATCGCCTGGGACAGTGGTTTAAGGTGGCCGTGATTCCCCACACCTACGCCGAAACCAATTTGGCCTATCTCAAGCCGGGTAGCCTGGTGAATCTAGAGGGGGATATCCTCGCCAAATATGTGCAGCGCTTCGTCAGTTACCAGCACGACCAAAAAGCCCCGGACATTGGCCTCGATTTTCTCCAGGAACATGGGTATGTATGA
- the ddpX gene encoding D-alanyl-D-alanine dipeptidase superfamily protein, with protein MVKPYQTIPIQPQEDPLIPIPANLFPRVTPHPYVAAGADYGGRSPYFLRRRVLTKLIEAQDLLQRSRPDLQLQIFDAYRPIAVQQFMVNYTFAQLKGDRHLTPLETKELWQQVYQFWAVPSEDPATPPPHSTGAAIDLTLITRSGEPVPMGGDIDDIGDYSYPDFYQMSPNPIEQRYHSNRQLLRQAMEQAGFVIHPNEWWHFSYGDQLWAWQTHQAIAHYGRI; from the coding sequence ATGGTTAAACCCTACCAAACGATTCCAATTCAACCCCAAGAAGATCCTCTGATCCCGATTCCGGCGAATCTGTTTCCTCGGGTAACGCCCCACCCCTATGTGGCAGCAGGGGCAGATTATGGGGGGCGATCGCCTTATTTTTTGCGCCGCCGGGTGTTGACAAAACTGATCGAGGCCCAAGATCTATTGCAGCGCTCCCGCCCAGACTTACAACTCCAAATTTTTGATGCCTATCGCCCGATCGCCGTACAGCAATTTATGGTGAATTACACGTTTGCACAGCTCAAGGGCGATCGCCATCTGACCCCCCTAGAGACAAAAGAATTATGGCAACAGGTTTATCAATTTTGGGCCGTACCGAGTGAAGATCCGGCCACCCCGCCGCCCCACAGTACGGGGGCAGCGATCGATTTAACCCTCATCACCCGTAGTGGTGAGCCCGTCCCCATGGGGGGCGATATTGACGACATCGGCGATTATTCCTACCCCGATTTTTATCAAATGTCCCCCAATCCCATCGAGCAGCGATACCACAGCAATCGACAACTGCTCAGACAAGCGATGGAGCAGGCAGGTTTTGTGATTCACCCCAACGAATGGTGGCATTTTTCCTATGGTGACCAGCTCTGGGCCTGGCAAACCCATCAGGCGATCGCCCACTACGGTAGAATTTAG
- a CDS encoding TrkA-N domain family protein: MNLRNWNFLFQGFRREENRQFAVIGLGRFGRAVCMKLHSMGYEVLGTDVNPKLVAQVTSDKIVSHAMQLDSTEVTALRQAGVFEFDTVIVAIGNYLQESIVTTLNVKEGGVGHVVAKASSEVHGKLLKRVGADRIVYPEAEAGASLALTLTKPSILDRFNIDGEHSIVEIKIPEIFHGKTISELSLRANYGVNVLAVGNEDHFEINPGPERRLDKDLMMMVIGTNEAIYRLPLS, encoded by the coding sequence GTGAATTTACGTAATTGGAATTTTCTGTTTCAGGGTTTCCGGCGCGAAGAAAACCGCCAGTTTGCCGTCATTGGCCTGGGACGATTTGGACGCGCGGTTTGTATGAAATTGCACAGCATGGGCTATGAAGTTCTGGGGACGGATGTGAATCCGAAACTGGTGGCCCAAGTGACTTCCGACAAGATCGTCTCCCATGCAATGCAATTGGATTCGACGGAAGTTACGGCCCTGCGTCAGGCGGGAGTTTTTGAATTTGATACGGTGATTGTGGCGATCGGTAATTATCTCCAAGAGAGTATCGTTACCACCCTTAATGTGAAGGAAGGAGGCGTGGGCCATGTGGTTGCCAAGGCATCTTCGGAGGTCCATGGGAAGCTGCTAAAGCGGGTAGGCGCCGATCGCATTGTTTATCCAGAGGCGGAGGCAGGGGCTTCCCTCGCGCTGACTCTGACCAAGCCTTCAATTTTGGATCGTTTTAACATCGACGGCGAACACAGCATTGTGGAGATTAAAATTCCAGAAATTTTCCATGGTAAGACCATTTCGGAGCTTTCTCTCCGGGCAAACTATGGGGTGAACGTGCTGGCGGTGGGCAATGAGGATCATTTTGAAATTAATCCTGGCCCAGAACGCCGTCTCGACAAGGATCTGATGATGATGGTGATCGGCACTAATGAGGCGATCTATCGTCTGCCTTTGTCTTAG
- a CDS encoding potassium uptake protein (TrkH family) has translation MTIARTICLGFLSAILLGALLLTLPLSTASGEWNSPLVALFTSTSAVCVTGLIVVDTGTVFSHFGQGVILLLIQVGGLGYMTLSTFLMLLLGRRFALDQRFAIKESFDQPYSQGTRNLIRSIIATTMLGELTGIILLFGRFSQDFNPLEGLWLAIFHSISAWNNAGFSLFSDNLIGYQHSLLVSGAISGLIIFGGIGYEAIIEMYLWLRHRWLRKRRPFAFSLNFSVVTTTTLWLLGVGTVAFLFVEWSNPDTFAGMSWGEKAIAAWFQSVTTRTAGFNSIDIGKMTTAGLFITMGLMFIGASPSGTGGGIKTTTLSILASCTKTVLLGHHHVILFRREIMQTIVFKAIAVVFGSVTLITIATAVISICNPEIELIAILFEVISAFATVGLSTGITASISPIGQMTLIFTMYCGRVGVLLLMSAILGEVAPRRVSYPEENLLVG, from the coding sequence ATGACTATCGCCAGAACGATTTGCCTTGGCTTTCTAAGTGCCATTTTGCTGGGTGCTTTATTGTTAACATTGCCCTTGTCGACTGCTTCAGGGGAATGGAATAGCCCTCTGGTTGCCCTATTTACCTCTACCTCCGCAGTTTGTGTGACGGGTCTGATTGTGGTCGACACCGGCACCGTTTTTTCCCATTTTGGCCAAGGAGTCATTCTCCTGCTGATTCAAGTGGGCGGGCTAGGTTACATGACCCTATCTACTTTCCTGATGCTACTTCTTGGCCGGAGGTTTGCCCTCGATCAACGATTTGCCATCAAAGAATCCTTTGACCAACCCTACAGCCAAGGGACGCGCAATCTAATCCGCTCGATCATTGCGACGACGATGTTGGGGGAGTTAACCGGCATAATTCTACTTTTTGGCAGATTTAGCCAGGATTTTAACCCCCTCGAAGGGCTTTGGTTGGCCATTTTTCACAGCATCAGTGCCTGGAATAATGCCGGATTTAGTCTATTTTCAGATAATTTGATCGGCTATCAACATTCTCTATTGGTGAGTGGGGCAATCTCTGGGCTAATTATTTTTGGGGGCATTGGCTATGAAGCGATTATCGAGATGTACCTCTGGCTGCGGCACCGTTGGCTCCGGAAGCGGCGTCCCTTTGCGTTCTCGCTCAATTTTTCGGTGGTGACGACGACAACTCTCTGGCTTTTGGGGGTGGGGACGGTTGCCTTTTTATTTGTGGAATGGTCAAATCCGGATACCTTTGCAGGGATGAGTTGGGGTGAAAAGGCGATCGCCGCTTGGTTCCAATCTGTGACCACCCGCACCGCTGGCTTCAATAGTATCGACATCGGCAAAATGACAACGGCCGGGCTATTCATCACGATGGGCTTAATGTTTATCGGGGCTAGCCCCAGTGGTACAGGGGGAGGAATCAAAACCACCACCCTGAGTATTTTGGCCAGTTGTACAAAAACTGTTTTGCTGGGCCATCACCATGTAATTCTCTTTCGCCGCGAAATTATGCAGACGATTGTCTTCAAGGCGATCGCCGTTGTCTTCGGTTCCGTGACCTTGATTACTATTGCCACGGCGGTCATTTCCATCTGTAACCCAGAAATCGAACTGATTGCCATCCTGTTTGAAGTTATTTCTGCCTTTGCCACCGTCGGCCTCTCCACAGGGATTACAGCCAGCATTTCACCCATTGGTCAAATGACCCTTATTTTCACAATGTACTGCGGACGGGTCGGGGTTTTACTGCTGATGTCCGCAATTCTTGGGGAAGTAGCCCCCCGGCGGGTCAGTTATCCCGAAGAAAATTTACTTGTGGGATAA
- a CDS encoding hypothetical protein (conserved hypothetical protein) — protein MATMRSLYFLVPGVSKKFASGGLFAEIKTCELAQQLQSAHLVTYRETASDHLYLPDVLAQVRPQEAIFVISWGFDIPKLVKQLRSHHVVYHAHSTGYGFQLPSHIPIWAVSHNSLGYWGQKAPNNPLFYLPNQISPEFQDLHQERDIDVLVQTRKTSSYVLQQLVPYLQGKCRVEVVSSFVPDLAQLFNRSKIYLYDSAEYWLNNAVSEGFGLPPLEAIACGCQLFSSVNGALADYLDPGFNCQKISTYCVEYDGDRLLAALENPPTNFTTEALLQPHRAETILPRFATILQEVNRFFDYQAQYPANIQLQRKNPLLVHLKLALRQKLAQFRT, from the coding sequence ATGGCTACTATGCGATCGCTTTATTTCCTTGTCCCCGGTGTCAGCAAAAAATTTGCCAGCGGTGGCCTCTTTGCCGAAATCAAAACCTGCGAACTGGCCCAGCAACTGCAATCGGCCCATTTAGTCACCTATCGGGAAACAGCCTCCGACCATCTATATTTACCGGATGTGTTGGCCCAGGTGCGCCCCCAGGAGGCGATTTTCGTGATCAGTTGGGGTTTTGATATTCCCAAGTTGGTCAAACAACTGCGATCGCACCATGTGGTTTACCATGCCCACAGTACTGGCTATGGTTTTCAGTTGCCCAGTCACATTCCCATTTGGGCCGTGAGCCACAATTCCCTCGGCTATTGGGGCCAAAAGGCACCGAACAATCCTTTGTTTTATCTACCCAATCAAATTTCCCCAGAGTTTCAAGATTTGCACCAAGAACGGGATATCGATGTGCTGGTGCAGACCCGCAAAACCTCCAGTTATGTGCTCCAGCAACTGGTACCCTACCTCCAAGGAAAGTGCCGGGTAGAAGTGGTGAGTTCCTTTGTGCCGGATTTAGCGCAGCTGTTCAATCGCAGTAAAATTTATCTCTATGATTCGGCGGAATATTGGCTCAATAATGCTGTCAGTGAAGGGTTTGGTCTGCCCCCCCTAGAGGCGATCGCCTGTGGTTGCCAGCTTTTTAGCAGCGTTAATGGTGCCTTGGCAGACTACCTCGACCCTGGGTTTAACTGTCAAAAGATCAGCACCTATTGTGTCGAATACGACGGCGATCGCCTTTTAGCAGCCCTGGAAAATCCTCCGACGAATTTCACCACCGAAGCTCTACTGCAGCCACACCGCGCCGAAACGATCCTGCCCCGCTTTGCCACGATCTTGCAGGAGGTCAACCGTTTCTTCGATTACCAAGCCCAATACCCAGCCAATATCCAGCTCCAACGTAAAAACCCTCTCCTTGTGCACTTAAAATTAGCTCTACGCCAAAAGCTCGCCCAATTCCGTACCTGA
- a CDS encoding ABC transporter family protein has product MTTSLLQVQDLRIAYPAQGTDLQWAVAGVSFQVNQGDRLGLVGESGCGKSTIGRALLQLLPRGSQVTGGATFQEQPILNLQGEALRHYRGEVVGLIFQDPMTRLDPLMTIGNHCLETLRCHRPDLSAQAAKQKALETLAAVRIPENRWDQYPHEFSGGMRQRVAIALALLLDPKFIIADEPTTSLDVTVANEILQELTRLCAERDMGLLLISHDLAMVAEYCTDIAVMYQGEIVETGPVQQIFNDPQHPYTQALLKAALHLHSDQEISQNPEKRPILSLENLEQHYILESNLFQQLITGQKTQVIRAVDGIDLDIYAGEILGLVGESGCGKSTLSRTILQLVRPTGGKVLFEGKELNQLSVAQMRSQRRHLQMIFQDPHASLNPLMTVGENIGDPLHIHQLATGPAVKDKVLQMLEKVGLTPAEEYYARYPRQLSGGQQQRVGIARALITEPRLVICDEPVSMLDASIQAQVLDLMQTLKAEFDLTYLFITHDLWVAKFLCDRIAVMNQGKIVEIGPTVEIFNNPQHPYTQKLLGAAPLIQRI; this is encoded by the coding sequence ATGACCACGTCTCTACTCCAGGTTCAAGATCTCCGCATCGCCTATCCCGCCCAGGGTACAGATTTACAATGGGCTGTCGCCGGGGTGTCTTTTCAAGTCAATCAAGGCGATCGCCTCGGCCTCGTGGGCGAATCGGGCTGCGGGAAATCCACCATCGGCCGCGCCCTACTGCAACTGCTACCCAGGGGTTCCCAAGTAACTGGGGGAGCCACCTTCCAGGAACAACCCATCTTAAATCTGCAAGGCGAGGCCCTGCGCCATTACCGGGGAGAAGTGGTGGGGCTAATTTTCCAAGACCCGATGACCAGGCTTGATCCCTTGATGACCATCGGCAACCACTGCCTCGAAACCCTCCGTTGCCATCGCCCCGACCTCAGCGCCCAGGCCGCTAAACAAAAAGCCCTCGAAACCCTCGCCGCTGTGCGCATTCCTGAAAATCGCTGGGATCAATATCCCCACGAATTTAGTGGCGGTATGCGCCAACGGGTGGCGATCGCCCTCGCCCTACTGCTAGATCCAAAATTCATCATCGCCGATGAACCCACCACCAGCCTTGATGTCACCGTCGCCAACGAAATTCTCCAGGAACTGACCCGCCTCTGCGCCGAACGGGATATGGGCCTGTTGCTGATTTCCCATGACCTCGCCATGGTGGCAGAATATTGCACCGACATCGCCGTCATGTATCAGGGGGAAATCGTCGAAACCGGCCCCGTCCAGCAAATCTTCAATGACCCGCAGCATCCCTACACCCAAGCTCTCCTCAAAGCAGCCCTCCACCTCCACAGCGATCAAGAAATCTCCCAGAATCCAGAAAAGCGGCCGATCCTCTCCCTTGAAAATTTGGAACAGCACTACATCCTAGAGAGCAACCTGTTTCAACAGCTGATCACTGGCCAAAAAACCCAGGTGATCCGCGCCGTCGATGGCATTGATCTCGATATTTATGCGGGCGAGATCCTTGGCCTCGTGGGGGAATCGGGCTGTGGTAAATCCACCCTCTCCCGAACGATTTTGCAACTGGTTAGACCCACCGGGGGCAAAGTGCTATTTGAGGGCAAAGAATTAAATCAACTTTCCGTAGCCCAGATGCGATCGCAACGGCGACATTTACAGATGATCTTCCAAGATCCCCACGCCTCTCTCAATCCCTTGATGACCGTGGGGGAAAATATCGGCGACCCGCTCCACATCCATCAGTTGGCGACGGGGCCAGCGGTAAAAGACAAGGTGCTGCAAATGTTGGAAAAGGTAGGCTTAACGCCTGCCGAAGAATATTACGCCCGTTATCCCCGGCAACTGTCTGGGGGGCAGCAGCAACGGGTGGGCATTGCCAGGGCCTTGATCACCGAGCCGCGCCTGGTGATCTGTGATGAACCGGTCAGTATGCTCGATGCCAGTATTCAGGCCCAGGTATTGGATCTGATGCAAACCCTCAAGGCAGAATTTGACCTCACCTATCTATTCATTACCCATGATCTGTGGGTGGCGAAATTTTTGTGCGATCGCATTGCCGTGATGAACCAGGGCAAAATTGTGGAGATTGGTCCCACCGTCGAGATTTTCAACAATCCCCAACATCCCTATACCCAAAAACTCTTGGGGGCCGCCCCCCTGATCCAGCGGATTTAG
- a CDS encoding hybrid sensory kinase, translated as MVGQEAFHNGVNDRLAVVSRWLPPAMVLSSISMLRAHFSFHNPVPWWKQLVVTIAYFCAALFSHNFTVYPETGSTPIWIPGGLAVGFLVIWGRPVWWGVLGGIFGAELVIYQAWLALPNLVMALSITAIATAGKIVAARWFQAQNHQQYLFDQHKRTQNFILYGCILSHIPVAIACAAIVCLAGKADWSLYPEIAGTWFLSDGFGILIFAPLIIAIQHRHQIFLQHLRHHWFAALSLLILTAGISHLIINGYHGEYLLAPILVWTTFQFREVGATLLMASIVLMVAISTVQGYGTFVGESLRNSLLLSQFFIACIGLMTLTLIAVLNEKQQAKAELKATNQTLALQNQRLEELSAQKELAYHQREHLLVKYNQALKRQLNLIQAKKAAEMAAQEKNQFLANMSHEIRTPMNGVIGVAHLLSIMDLDEEQAELVAIIEDSGKTLLNIINDILDFLRVESGSLRLEERSFSLPELLKSVLTLLKVQAEKKGIALEYRIDSDLPDFFLGDDLRLRQILFNLLGNGLKFTESGSVQLVVSSYAVSPLPGADAELGFAIIDTGIGIQGEQLQQLFQPFTQANASISRRYGGSGLGLAIAKRLVNIMGGKIWVLSNGQLAGDPPSSWFDPGAIVPESYGSAFYFTLSSRPDPSQN; from the coding sequence ATGGTCGGTCAGGAAGCATTCCACAATGGAGTGAATGATCGCCTAGCTGTTGTTTCCCGCTGGCTTCCCCCTGCAATGGTTTTGTCATCTATTTCGATGCTGCGTGCCCATTTTTCTTTCCATAACCCGGTACCCTGGTGGAAGCAATTGGTGGTGACCATCGCCTATTTTTGTGCCGCTTTGTTTTCCCATAACTTCACGGTTTATCCCGAAACAGGTTCGACCCCCATCTGGATTCCGGGGGGTCTGGCGGTTGGTTTTTTAGTGATTTGGGGACGGCCTGTTTGGTGGGGCGTTTTGGGGGGGATTTTCGGGGCAGAATTAGTGATCTACCAAGCTTGGTTGGCCTTACCAAACTTGGTGATGGCCCTCAGTATTACGGCGATCGCCACCGCCGGAAAAATTGTCGCAGCCCGTTGGTTCCAAGCTCAGAACCACCAGCAATACCTCTTCGATCAACACAAGCGGACGCAGAATTTTATTCTCTATGGTTGCATTCTCAGTCACATCCCCGTGGCGATCGCCTGCGCGGCGATCGTCTGCCTGGCCGGAAAAGCAGACTGGTCACTCTACCCCGAAATTGCGGGCACTTGGTTTTTGAGCGATGGTTTTGGCATCCTCATTTTTGCGCCCCTGATCATTGCAATCCAGCACCGCCATCAAATCTTCCTTCAACATCTCCGACACCATTGGTTTGCGGCCCTTAGTCTTCTCATCCTCACCGCTGGAATCAGCCACCTGATTATCAATGGCTACCACGGCGAATATCTCCTTGCCCCTATTCTGGTGTGGACAACGTTTCAATTTCGAGAAGTGGGAGCGACCCTGCTGATGGCATCAATTGTCCTGATGGTCGCCATCAGTACGGTACAAGGTTACGGAACCTTCGTTGGTGAATCTCTCCGCAACTCTCTGCTGCTCTCACAATTTTTCATCGCCTGCATTGGGCTCATGACCCTCACATTGATCGCCGTCTTGAATGAAAAGCAGCAGGCCAAGGCAGAGCTCAAGGCCACTAACCAAACCCTAGCCCTGCAAAACCAACGACTAGAAGAACTCTCGGCCCAAAAAGAACTTGCCTACCACCAACGGGAGCATCTCCTGGTCAAATATAACCAAGCCCTCAAACGACAACTGAACTTGATCCAAGCGAAAAAAGCCGCTGAAATGGCCGCCCAGGAAAAAAATCAATTTTTAGCAAATATGAGCCATGAGATCCGCACACCCATGAATGGGGTCATTGGCGTCGCCCATTTGCTGTCAATCATGGATTTAGACGAGGAGCAGGCAGAATTGGTTGCGATCATCGAAGATAGTGGCAAAACACTCCTCAACATTATCAACGACATCTTAGACTTTCTCCGGGTCGAATCGGGAAGCCTCCGCCTGGAAGAGCGTTCTTTTTCTCTCCCGGAGCTTTTGAAATCTGTTTTGACCCTGCTCAAAGTTCAGGCGGAGAAAAAAGGAATCGCCTTGGAATATCGGATAGACAGTGATTTACCTGATTTTTTCCTGGGGGACGATCTGCGACTCAGGCAAATCCTCTTCAATCTGCTGGGCAATGGCTTGAAATTTACGGAATCAGGTTCGGTGCAGTTGGTTGTGAGTAGCTATGCGGTTTCACCACTCCCCGGAGCCGATGCAGAATTGGGTTTTGCCATTATCGACACAGGGATCGGCATCCAAGGGGAGCAACTCCAGCAGCTTTTTCAACCTTTTACCCAGGCGAATGCGTCGATTAGTCGGCGTTATGGGGGCAGTGGTCTGGGCTTGGCGATCGCCAAACGACTTGTGAATATCATGGGCGGCAAAATTTGGGTACTCAGTAATGGCCAATTAGCGGGGGATCCCCCGTCCTCTTGGTTTGACCCAGGGGCGATCGTCCCAGAAAGTTATGGCTCGGCCTTTTATTTCACCTTATCCAGTCGCCCTGACCCATCCCAAAATTAA
- a CDS encoding hypothetical protein (conserved hypothetical protein): MAQQLPSGQAPRKKRYQAWLKRSQAALLSLGLGSMTPLMLSTAQAQAQAQLNEYCRLSPQAIAQKDQLRTAAIEGNATAQSQYQALVQQHNNQLNSCRQRNWPRQQAMWLRVYPCDTQAGVIEQILDDIVNKGYNHLYLEVFADGQVLLPRSQNNTPWPSRISTPGLENRDFMAEIIEKGRARGLKVYAWLFGMNYGFVYSNRADRQNAMARNGYGETSLQFIENGSEAFIDPYSPQAIADYQNLINQMLQRQPDGILFDYIRYPRGTGARSVAASIADLWVYGPASAQALYNRAQNRQGLALIETYLRQGRITVGEVAAVLAQYPTEGTPRWQGRQVPADEPGVDVSTLHRRLENDLWILSVSHAAQGVVDFVGTAATQARSRNTTSGAVFFPGGNQPVGQRGFDSRLQPWDKFPASMEWHPMAYAVCGNTNCIMEEINRVRQFASPGTKIIPALAGDWERPHTGRPPLRDQMAALRARFPEIDTVSHFAYSWQEPQFDNDRRFCRL, translated from the coding sequence ATGGCTCAGCAGCTCCCATCAGGTCAAGCTCCTAGAAAAAAAAGATACCAAGCTTGGTTGAAGCGTAGCCAAGCCGCTCTTTTATCCCTTGGGCTGGGGAGTATGACCCCTCTTATGCTGAGTACCGCTCAAGCCCAAGCTCAAGCCCAACTCAATGAGTATTGCCGCCTCAGTCCCCAGGCGATCGCCCAAAAAGATCAACTCCGCACCGCTGCCATCGAGGGCAATGCTACGGCCCAGAGCCAATACCAAGCGCTCGTGCAACAACATAACAATCAACTCAATAGCTGTCGCCAACGCAATTGGCCCAGGCAGCAAGCGATGTGGCTGCGGGTCTATCCCTGTGATACCCAAGCCGGCGTGATTGAACAAATCCTTGATGATATTGTCAACAAAGGCTATAACCACCTCTATTTGGAAGTTTTTGCTGACGGGCAAGTGTTGTTGCCCAGGAGCCAGAACAATACTCCCTGGCCCTCCCGCATTTCTACCCCTGGCCTTGAAAACCGTGATTTCATGGCAGAGATTATCGAAAAAGGGAGAGCTCGGGGTCTCAAGGTCTATGCTTGGCTCTTTGGGATGAACTATGGCTTTGTCTATAGCAACCGGGCAGATCGCCAGAATGCAATGGCCCGCAATGGCTACGGTGAAACTAGCCTACAGTTTATCGAGAATGGCTCTGAGGCATTTATTGACCCCTACAGCCCCCAGGCGATCGCCGACTACCAAAACCTCATTAACCAGATGCTCCAGCGGCAACCAGACGGCATCCTATTTGACTACATCCGCTATCCTCGGGGTACCGGTGCTCGCTCCGTTGCCGCCTCCATTGCAGACCTGTGGGTTTATGGCCCAGCCTCTGCCCAAGCGCTCTACAACCGTGCCCAAAATCGTCAGGGCTTGGCCCTCATCGAAACCTATCTGCGCCAAGGCAGAATCACCGTCGGCGAAGTGGCCGCAGTTCTGGCCCAATATCCCACCGAAGGAACCCCCCGTTGGCAGGGAAGACAAGTACCTGCCGATGAGCCTGGGGTCGATGTCAGCACCCTCCACCGTCGCCTCGAAAATGACCTTTGGATTCTCAGTGTGAGCCATGCGGCCCAAGGTGTTGTCGATTTCGTCGGTACAGCAGCGACCCAGGCTCGCAGCCGAAATACAACCTCAGGTGCTGTTTTTTTTCCGGGAGGGAATCAACCTGTGGGCCAACGGGGGTTTGATTCGCGTCTCCAACCCTGGGATAAATTTCCGGCTTCGATGGAATGGCATCCCATGGCCTATGCAGTTTGTGGTAATACCAATTGCATCATGGAAGAAATTAACCGCGTGCGGCAGTTTGCTTCCCCGGGCACAAAAATTATTCCGGCTCTGGCTGGGGACTGGGAACGGCCCCACACCGGTCGCCCTCCCCTGCGGGACCAAATGGCAGCACTGCGGGCCAGGTTTCCAGAGATCGATACCGTGAGTCATTTTGCTTATTCTTGGCAAGAACCACAGTTTGATAATGACCGCAGGTTTTGCCGCCTTTGA